From Podospora bellae-mahoneyi strain CBS 112042 chromosome 3, whole genome shotgun sequence, the proteins below share one genomic window:
- a CDS encoding hypothetical protein (EggNog:ENOG503PYAC), whose protein sequence is MGGREGITSQRPLLRPSRRYRNGLNVHRHSSSQHKYKAHLLRQHSSSSSSSPPALNHLQQSSSRPDPFTTAKMKYTTASALLLQATTALAGPIIEARQQPRAVFTRVATQTGQGCEGSFIFYDDANQIATVTYPNYGVTLPSGPREESCTTTLQVSFPVGQCTAGTALGTTTGTVYLPSNGITAFFTARDYAIQPTIGTITDVSPNGQWTGARSAEPYILRDSISYRLTPPNPQNSLVNFTVFGDLSLQPENAGGGSLTVEQFVFDIRNQSACKFDFNHGVVKKRQ, encoded by the exons ATGGGAGGGCGCGAAGGCATCACGAGCCAGCGGCCCTTACTAAGGCCTAGCAGAAGATACAGAAACGGCTTGAATGTTCACCGACATTCAAGCAGCCAACACAAGTATAAAGCCCACCTTCTCAGACAacactcatcatcatcatcatcatcacctcctgctctaaaccacctccaacagTCTTCTTCCCGACCAGATCCCTTCACAACCGCAAAAATGAAGtacaccaccgcctccgccctcctcctccaagcgaccaccgccctcgccggccCCATCATTGAAGCCCGCCAGCAACCCCGCGCAGTCTTCACCCGCGTCGCGACCCAAACCGGCCAAGGTTGCGAAggctccttcatcttctACGACGACGCCAACCAAATCGCCACAGTCACCTACCCCAACTACGGcgtcaccctcccctccggccCCCGCGAGGAGtcctgcaccaccaccctccaagTCAGCTTCCCGGTGGGGCAGTGCACAGCCGGAACCGCCCTCGGCACGACAACCGGGACGGTCTACCTCCCCAGCAACGGCATAACAGCCTTCTTCACCGCGCGCGACTACGCCATCCAGCCCACCATCGGGACCATCACCGACGTCAGCCCCAACGGGCAGTGGACCGGTGCCCGTTCGGCGGAGCCTTACATTCTCCGGGACAGCATTAGCTATCGGCTCActccccccaacccgcaGAACAGCTTGGTCAATTTTACTGTGTTTGGGGACTTGAGCCTGCAGCCGGAGAATGCGGGTGGGGGTTCGTTGACTGTGGAGCAGTTTGTTTTCGATATTCGGAATCAGTCTGCTTGT AAATTTGACTTTAATCATGGCGTTGTGAAGAAACGCCAGTGA
- a CDS encoding hypothetical protein (EggNog:ENOG503NU4A; MEROPS:MER0001269; COG:E), protein MADNMYEKLETASAKTREAMADRQHLSPPPTHARQNRMRIATKETPCWYILWGFVLALCGLSILVDRPLLFVFLREPDFKDQCTQPEPHFPAKNEDLDKLVDIIEGDAFRNASVDRLSRAVQIKTESFDDMGEVGRDPRWEVFFKFHGYLALTFPLIHEKLQVEKVNTHGLLYTWKGSDDSLKPTLLMAHQDTVPVPPETIGSWTHPPWSGAYDGKYVWGRGAADCKNTLIALLETLQLLLEANFQPKRTIILSFGFDEEVSGRRGASALSAFLQERYGKDGVAVIVDEGAGFEETWGTLFAKPGTAEKGYVDVKITVRMPGGHSSIPSDHTSIGVLSELITKIESEQYPTRLVEENPYYSQLQCGAGYSDNFPKKLRKLLADNAFKKPSFFLTCRNKPDRLALEAAKQGPAIKYLMQTSQAVDVISGGIKTNALPERATVTVNHRINIGETTKIVTDRLTSIGDEIAKKYNLTLHAFDDSQEEPNSIHLSSTVNKLEVAPITPADGSTNSPFTTLAGTVRAVYGKNVIVTPGIMTGNTDTRFYWNLTRHIFRFAPGYDADDEVGLGKIHTVDERVSVLNHVHTVRWFVTFVRNMDEARFDTDGYSGKSDDLGVGSD, encoded by the exons aTGGCAGACAACATGTACGAAAAGCTGGAGACAGCGTCTGCGAAGACGCGCGAAGCCATGGCCGACAGACAGCATCtgtctccccctccaacacacGCGCGCCAAAATAGAATGCGCATCGCCACCAAGGAGACTCCGTGTTGGTATATTCTCTGGGGTTTCGTCCTGGCCTTGTGCGGTCTCTCAATTCTGGTGGACCGCCCACTCCTATTTGTTTTCCTCCGTGAGCCCGATTTCAAGGATCAATGCACCCAACCAGAACCGCACTTCCCTGCCAAAAACGAAGACCTCGACAAGCTCGTTGACATCATCGAGGGCGACGCGTTCAGGAACGCCAGCGTTGACCGTCTTTCCCGCGCTGTCCAGATAAAGACAGAATCTTTCGATGACATGGGTGAAGTTGGTCGGGATCCAAGATGGGAAGTGTTCTTCAAGTTTCATGGCTATCTGGCCCTGACCTTCCCATTGATCCACGAGAAACTGCAGGTTGAAAAGGTCAACACTCATGGTCTGCTGTACACATGGAAGGGCAGTGACGATAGCCTGAAACCCACGCTTTTGATGGCCCATCAGGATACCGTACCCGTGCCACCAGAGACGATCGGATCATGGACCCACCCGCCCTG GAGCGGTGCCTATGATGGCAAATACGTCTGGGGCCGTGGGGCTGCTGACTGCAAGAACACCCTCATAGCGTTGCTGGAAACCCTTCAACTCCTTTTAGAAGCCAATTTTCAACCCAAACGCACGATTATCCTGTCCTTTGGCTTTGACGAAGAGGTATCCGGGAGACGAGGAGCATCGGCCCTTTCTGCCTTCCTTCAGGAGAGATACGGCAAGGATGGTGTCGCTGTCATTGTTGACGAAGGCGCCGGCTTCGAAGAGACATGGGGCACCCTCTTTGCGAAGCCCGGAACAGCCGAGAAAGGCTACGTCGACGTCAAAATCACCGTCCGAATGCCAGGTGGCCACTCCTCCATCCCTTCTGACCACACGAGCATCGGCGTTCTCAGCGagctcatcaccaagatCGAGTCCGAACAGTACCCAACACGTCTAGTCGAAGAGAACCCCTATTACTCGCAGCTGCAGTGCGGCGCCGGCTACTCGGATAACTTCCCAAAGAAACTCAGGAAGCTCCTGGCGGACAACGCATTCAAAAAGCCTTCCTTTTTCCTTACCTGTAGAAACAAGCCCGACCGTCTCGCGCTCGAAGCCGCCAAGCAAGGCCCAGCAATCAAGTACCTGATGCAAACCTCCCAAGCAGTGGACGTCATCTCGGGCGGCATTAAAACCAACGCTCTGCCCGAGCGCGCTACGGTAACAGTCAACCACCGTATCAATATCGGTGAGACCACAAAGATTGTTACGGACCGTCTCACCTCTATTGGTGACGAGATCGCAAAGAAATACAACCTCACCCTTCACGCCTTTGATGACTCTCAAGAGGAGCCCAACTCGATCCACCTCTCGTCAACGGTGAACAAACTGGAGGTagcccccatcaccccagcAGACGGCTCAACAAACAGCCCTTTCACAACACTAGCCGGCACGGTTCGTGCCGTCTACGGCAAGAACGTCATTGTTACCCCTGGGATCATGACAGGCAACACCGACACGAGGTTTTATTGGAACTTGACGAGGCACATCTTTCGATTTGCCCCCGGCTACGACGCTGATGACGAGGTGGGACTGGGAAAGATTCATACTGTGGATGAAAGAGTCAGTGTGTTGAATCATGTCCATACTGTGAGGTGGTTTGTGACATTTGTGCGAAATATGGACGAGGCGAGGTTTGATACGGATGGTTATTCCGGGAAGAGTGAtgatttgggggttgggtcTGATTAG